The following are encoded in a window of Arcobacter sp. F2176 genomic DNA:
- the gmk gene encoding guanylate kinase gives MVNEKKGAILIISGPSGCGKSTLLKEVYKDIDDYYFSISSTTRAPRVGEKDGVDYFFISKEEFLKDIEAGYFLEWAEVHGNYYGTSLKPVMKAVNEGKLAIFDIDVQGHEIAREKLDNIITSVFITTPNLSELENRLNNRATDSKEIIENRIINAKEEIKYFQEYDYFIVNDDLQKASKELVSIANVTRIKSKLFDSKLPESWID, from the coding sequence TTGGTAAATGAAAAAAAAGGTGCGATATTAATCATATCAGGGCCAAGTGGTTGTGGAAAATCAACTTTATTAAAAGAAGTATATAAAGATATCGATGATTATTATTTCTCTATTTCTTCAACTACAAGAGCTCCAAGAGTTGGAGAAAAAGATGGAGTTGATTATTTCTTTATTAGTAAAGAAGAGTTTTTAAAAGATATAGAAGCTGGTTATTTCTTAGAATGGGCAGAGGTTCATGGAAACTATTATGGAACATCTTTAAAGCCTGTAATGAAAGCTGTAAATGAAGGAAAGTTGGCAATCTTTGATATTGATGTTCAAGGTCATGAAATTGCTAGAGAAAAATTAGATAACATAATTACTTCTGTTTTTATAACAACACCAAATTTGAGTGAATTAGAAAATAGGTTAAATAATAGAGCAACTGATAGTAAAGAAATTATTGAAAATAGAATTATAAATGCAAAAGAGGAGATAAAGTATTTCCAAGAGTATGATTATTTTATAGTTAATGATGATTTACAAAAGGCTAGTAAAGAGCTTGTAAGTATTGCAAATGTAACTAGAATCAAAAGTAAACTTTTTGATTCAAAATTACCTGAGAGTTGGATAGATTAA
- a CDS encoding DUF58 domain-containing protein, protein MNKNLKKILIKTKKQVFTEISGNNSSSLKGEGYDFLELREYEFGEDIKNIDWTISAKMNTPYVKVFHAQKELNINILPILNGSMIFGTKKIKQDLVTEVCSLLAFSSIKQGDPFSSFIVNEKFQNITKRSKKLASVASMSEQIFNYNPIGKEIDYKLLCNESFKLIKMKSILFLIGDFIGIEGFDLKLLSQKHEIFVIIIRDIFEENPQELGNISLVDTNNGLKFEGIIDKYSIKDYKAYIKKNDHDLFYHLQKCNVRFTKICTHEEAASKIITLVSK, encoded by the coding sequence ATGAATAAAAATTTAAAAAAGATTTTAATCAAAACAAAAAAACAAGTCTTTACAGAAATTTCTGGAAATAATAGTTCAAGCCTAAAAGGTGAAGGTTATGATTTCTTAGAATTAAGAGAATATGAGTTTGGTGAAGATATTAAAAATATTGACTGGACCATAAGTGCTAAAATGAACACTCCATATGTGAAAGTTTTCCATGCACAAAAAGAGCTAAATATTAATATATTACCAATTCTAAATGGGAGTATGATTTTTGGAACTAAAAAAATAAAACAAGACTTAGTTACTGAGGTTTGTTCACTCTTAGCATTTTCTAGTATAAAGCAAGGGGATCCTTTCTCTTCTTTTATAGTAAATGAAAAGTTCCAAAACATCACAAAAAGAAGTAAAAAACTTGCAAGTGTAGCAAGTATGAGTGAGCAAATATTTAATTATAATCCAATAGGAAAAGAGATTGATTATAAACTTTTATGTAATGAGTCATTTAAATTAATAAAAATGAAATCAATCTTATTTTTAATTGGAGACTTTATTGGAATAGAAGGCTTTGATTTAAAACTATTATCACAAAAACACGAAATATTTGTAATAATCATAAGAGATATATTTGAAGAAAATCCACAAGAATTAGGAAATATAAGTTTAGTTGATACAAATAATGGATTAAAATTTGAAGGGATTATTGATAAATACTCAATCAAGGATTATAAAGCATATATCAAAAAAAATGACCATGATTTATTTTATCATTTACAAAAGTGTAATGTAAGATTTACAAAAATATGTACCCACGAAGAAGCAGCTTCAAAAATAATTACATTGGTGAGCAAATGA
- a CDS encoding EAL domain-containing protein, protein MINNISILKNITILYAEDEKSLRDITLNILKGFTNKQFVAENGLEGLELFKKHEEEIDLIITDVNMPQMNGLDMIKEIKKINPNIPIIVATAFSNTEYLLEAIDIGVDKYILKPIDMKKLLQVMSQSLLYHELKDLYVDKLTRLPNRNKLKKDLDLTAQDLMALINIDKFSTINDLFGEDNGNKLLIQFSMIIKQFFSSDDYRVYRIESDKFAVVAKDYAMDIKEFESLCEKFANHIEENAIFIDENEIDLNVTIGIACADNKLAYKYTERVINYARKRFEQILVYDNSFNIQESFEDNIKWVKEVKKGLKEGLFVAFYQPIVNTQTQKIYKYEALIRYINEQGEVIAPIKFLDIAKKAKLYSYIIEIMLLEAISLIKEQKKRVAVNISFDDITNTKTTKKIYDTLEENKEHVHLLEFEILESEEINNFATVTTFIDKVKSLGCSVGVDDFGAGYSNFNMLTNLNIDFVKIDGSLIKNIDTSKNQQIIVETIADFSKKFGFKTVAEFVSSEEIYEKIKELDIDYCQGYYFGRPESKDKI, encoded by the coding sequence ATGATTAATAATATTTCAATTTTAAAAAATATTACAATTTTGTACGCAGAAGATGAAAAATCTCTTAGGGACATAACTCTAAATATACTAAAAGGGTTTACAAATAAGCAATTTGTTGCAGAAAATGGGCTCGAAGGCTTAGAACTATTTAAAAAACATGAAGAAGAAATCGATTTAATTATTACAGATGTAAATATGCCACAAATGAATGGCCTAGATATGATTAAAGAGATTAAAAAGATAAATCCAAATATTCCTATTATTGTAGCAACTGCTTTTTCAAATACTGAATATCTATTAGAAGCCATTGATATTGGAGTTGATAAATATATATTAAAACCAATTGATATGAAGAAACTTTTGCAAGTGATGAGCCAATCACTACTTTACCATGAATTAAAAGATTTGTATGTTGATAAACTAACAAGACTACCAAACAGAAATAAATTAAAAAAAGACTTAGACTTAACAGCACAAGATTTAATGGCACTTATTAATATCGATAAATTTTCAACTATCAATGACCTTTTTGGTGAAGATAATGGAAATAAATTATTAATTCAATTCTCAATGATAATAAAACAATTTTTCTCTTCTGATGATTATAGAGTATATAGAATAGAGTCTGATAAATTTGCAGTTGTTGCAAAAGATTATGCAATGGATATAAAAGAGTTTGAATCTCTTTGTGAAAAATTTGCAAATCATATTGAAGAAAATGCAATTTTCATTGATGAAAATGAGATTGATTTAAATGTTACTATAGGAATTGCTTGTGCTGACAATAAATTAGCTTACAAATATACAGAGAGAGTTATAAACTATGCAAGAAAAAGATTTGAACAAATCTTAGTTTATGATAATTCTTTTAATATTCAAGAATCTTTTGAAGATAATATCAAATGGGTAAAAGAAGTTAAGAAAGGTTTAAAAGAGGGTTTATTTGTAGCCTTTTATCAACCAATTGTAAATACACAAACCCAAAAAATTTATAAATATGAAGCTCTAATTAGGTACATAAATGAACAAGGTGAAGTAATTGCACCTATTAAATTTTTAGATATAGCAAAAAAAGCAAAACTATATTCTTATATTATAGAAATAATGCTTCTTGAAGCAATTTCTTTAATAAAAGAACAGAAAAAAAGAGTTGCAGTTAATATCTCATTTGATGATATTACAAATACAAAAACAACTAAAAAGATCTATGATACACTAGAAGAGAATAAAGAACATGTTCATCTTTTAGAGTTTGAGATACTAGAATCAGAAGAGATAAATAACTTTGCGACAGTTACTACATTTATTGATAAAGTTAAATCTTTAGGTTGTAGTGTAGGAGTTGATGATTTTGGGGCTGGTTATTCTAACTTTAACATGCTTACAAATTTAAATATTGACTTTGTAAAAATTGATGGTTCATTAATAAAAAATATTGATACATCTAAAAATCAACAAATAATTGTTGAAACAATTGCTGATTTCTCTAAGAAATTTGGATTTAAAACTGTTGCAGAATTTGTATCATCAGAAGAAATTTATGAAAAGATTAAAGAATTAGATATTGATTATTGTCAAGGGTATTATTTTGGAAGACCTGAAAGTAAAGATAAAATTTAA
- a CDS encoding UDP-N-acetylmuramoyl-L-alanyl-D-glutamate--2,6-diaminopimelate ligase, with protein MQLHINNKTYTDNSKEADENFAFVYSKQNEKFIDDAKKNGCVEIIKAEDLKNHCDFSSIKIIGITGTNGKTTTAAAIYSILLDLGYKVALQGTRGFFINEQRVEEYSLTTPVQLGNFAHIQKAIENSCDFFVMEVSSHAIEQKRIEGLNFELKILTNITRDHIDYHKSIEEYINVKNSFFSDESKKLINKDEKKAKFNPKNCLTYGLDAPSTYKVQAYSFKDGMHVALQNFEKVESFTSMMMGLFNIYNLTAAIAAVHMTTNKSLNEICEAVENFAGVSGRMETLSLNPYIIVDFAHTPDGMKEVLQSFGHKDIIVVFGAGGNRDKQKRPLMGKIAQNYAKHIIVTSDNPRFEDPDLIINDILEGISDKSKVEVEINRKLAIKKAIDLFEENSVILILGKGDEEYQIIYDQKLAFSDKEVINSYL; from the coding sequence TTGCAACTTCACATAAATAATAAAACATATACAGATAATTCTAAAGAGGCAGATGAAAATTTTGCCTTTGTTTATTCTAAACAAAATGAAAAATTCATTGATGATGCCAAAAAAAATGGTTGTGTTGAGATTATAAAAGCTGAAGATTTAAAAAATCATTGTGACTTTTCTTCTATTAAAATCATAGGAATAACTGGAACAAATGGTAAAACTACAACAGCCGCTGCTATTTATTCTATTCTTTTAGATTTAGGATATAAAGTTGCTCTTCAAGGCACAAGAGGCTTTTTTATTAATGAACAAAGAGTTGAAGAATATTCTTTAACTACACCTGTTCAACTTGGTAATTTTGCACATATTCAAAAAGCTATAGAGAACTCTTGTGATTTTTTTGTGATGGAAGTTAGTTCCCACGCAATTGAGCAAAAACGAATAGAGGGCTTAAATTTTGAACTTAAAATTCTTACAAATATTACAAGGGATCATATTGATTATCATAAGAGTATTGAAGAATATATAAATGTAAAAAACTCTTTTTTTAGTGATGAGAGTAAAAAACTTATTAATAAAGATGAAAAAAAAGCAAAATTTAATCCTAAAAACTGCTTAACTTATGGTCTTGATGCTCCTAGTACTTACAAAGTTCAAGCGTATTCATTTAAAGATGGAATGCATGTGGCTTTGCAGAATTTTGAAAAAGTAGAGAGTTTTACTTCTATGATGATGGGTTTGTTTAATATATACAATTTAACAGCTGCAATAGCTGCTGTTCACATGACTACAAATAAGTCATTAAATGAAATTTGTGAAGCTGTAGAGAACTTTGCAGGAGTTTCTGGAAGAATGGAAACACTTAGTTTAAATCCCTATATTATCGTTGATTTTGCTCACACACCTGATGGAATGAAAGAGGTATTACAGAGTTTTGGACACAAGGATATTATTGTAGTTTTTGGGGCAGGGGGAAATAGAGATAAACAAAAGCGTCCACTTATGGGAAAAATTGCACAAAACTATGCAAAACACATTATAGTAACTAGTGATAATCCAAGATTTGAAGATCCTGATTTAATTATTAATGATATCTTAGAAGGGATTAGTGATAAATCAAAAGTTGAAGTTGAGATAAATAGAAAACTTGCTATAAAAAAAGCTATAGATTTATTTGAAGAAAATAGTGTGATTTTAATTTTGGGAAAAGGTGATGAAGAGTATCAAATCATTTATGACCAAAAGCTAGCCTTTAGTGATAAAGAGGTTATAAATTCTTATCTATAA
- a CDS encoding ABC transporter ATP-binding protein — translation MNDQPILQAKNISHKFDYELFNNINLSLNEKESIAIIGKSGSGKSTLLNIISSLLKPFQGEVIFQNQNIYTIKNKKLLNIRREDFGIIFQAHYLFRGFTANENLQIAQFLSNQVVDEKLLESLDINHVLHQGIGELSGGQQQRLSIARVLTKKPKIIFADEPTGNLDKDTAHDVMNTLFEYIKSNNAGLVLVTHEEDIAFKCDKVYKLVDLELQEIK, via the coding sequence ATGAACGACCAGCCTATACTACAAGCAAAAAATATCTCTCATAAATTTGATTATGAACTTTTTAATAATATAAATCTCTCATTAAATGAAAAAGAATCAATTGCTATTATTGGAAAAAGTGGAAGTGGAAAATCAACTCTGCTCAATATTATCTCATCACTTTTAAAGCCATTTCAAGGTGAAGTAATTTTCCAAAATCAAAACATTTATACAATAAAGAATAAAAAGCTTTTAAACATAAGAAGAGAAGATTTTGGTATAATATTTCAAGCACATTATCTTTTTAGAGGTTTTACTGCAAATGAAAACTTACAAATTGCTCAATTTTTAAGTAATCAAGTTGTAGATGAAAAACTTTTAGAAAGTTTAGATATAAATCATGTCTTGCATCAAGGTATTGGTGAATTAAGTGGTGGTCAACAGCAAAGATTATCTATTGCTAGGGTTTTAACAAAAAAACCAAAAATAATTTTTGCTGATGAACCAACAGGAAATTTAGATAAAGATACTGCACATGATGTAATGAATACTTTATTTGAATATATAAAGTCTAATAATGCTGGATTAGTTCTTGTAACACATGAAGAAGATATTGCTTTTAAGTGCGACAAGGTTTATAAACTAGTTGATTTGGAACTACAGGAGATTAAGTGA
- a CDS encoding AAA family ATPase: protein MDYMNKINEIRSELSKSIIGQQDMIDALLIALLCDGHVLLEGVPGLAKTTAVKALSKCLSLNFKRVQFTPDLIPSDIIGAQIFNMKTAEFSIKKGPIFTNLLLADEINRAPAKVQSALLEVMQEKQVTIADETYSLELPFLVLATQNPIESQGAYELPEAQLDRFMFKILLNYNSKEQEYEIAKSVTLNSFETPNKVATKEDLIELKKAVVNVHIDEELEKYIVNLIFATREPENYGLHEIKDYIQFGASPRATIDMFKAAKAKAFIRGNDHVTPIDIALVFKDIVRHRIVLSYEAQAMDITSDYILQKVIQKVEIP from the coding sequence ATGGATTATATGAATAAGATAAATGAGATTAGAAGTGAGTTGTCTAAATCAATAATTGGGCAACAAGATATGATAGATGCCTTACTTATTGCACTTTTATGTGATGGACATGTTTTACTTGAAGGAGTTCCAGGACTTGCGAAAACCACTGCTGTAAAAGCCTTGTCTAAGTGTTTAAGTCTAAACTTTAAAAGGGTTCAATTTACACCTGATTTAATACCATCAGATATTATTGGGGCTCAAATATTTAATATGAAAACAGCTGAGTTTAGTATAAAAAAAGGTCCTATCTTTACAAACTTACTTTTAGCAGATGAGATTAATAGAGCTCCTGCAAAAGTGCAATCAGCCCTATTAGAAGTTATGCAAGAAAAACAAGTGACAATTGCAGATGAAACATACTCTTTGGAACTTCCATTTTTAGTTCTTGCTACTCAAAATCCAATTGAATCACAAGGAGCTTATGAACTTCCTGAAGCTCAACTTGATAGATTTATGTTTAAGATTTTGCTTAATTATAATTCAAAAGAACAAGAGTATGAAATAGCTAAAAGTGTAACTTTAAACTCCTTTGAAACTCCAAATAAAGTAGCTACCAAGGAAGATTTAATTGAATTAAAAAAAGCCGTAGTGAATGTACATATAGATGAAGAACTTGAAAAATACATAGTAAATCTTATTTTTGCAACAAGAGAACCTGAAAATTATGGTTTACATGAGATTAAAGATTATATTCAATTTGGTGCAAGTCCAAGGGCAACAATAGATATGTTTAAAGCTGCTAAAGCAAAAGCTTTTATAAGAGGTAATGACCATGTTACTCCAATAGATATTGCTTTAGTATTTAAAGATATAGTAAGACATAGAATTGTTTTATCTTATGAGGCACAAGCTATGGATATTACTAGTGATTATATTTTACAAAAAGTAATTCAAAAAGTTGAAATTCCATAA
- a CDS encoding VWA domain-containing protein, producing the protein MFSNFSFEYPWVLVLIFIFIFCDMYCKAKNSSYYFVHLKIFNQLSYNTNVIIYVCKYITIILTLVALASPVKISDNQLIKKDGINIILDLDTSGSMRERGFNPNDIQQNRWNVVNNVVQDFIEKRVNDNIGLVVFGSSVLTASPLSFDKNSQKEIIKYIDIGIVGEQTAMFDSLATSINILKNSKAKSNIIILLTDGEDNASKIPPQIVLKLAMKYKIKIYTIGIGESNRQILSAIAQETAAKSFLANSKDDLVEVYNTINKLEKSDIDKNTLILKDYLFFYPLFIGIIFLIFYIYLKNRD; encoded by the coding sequence ATGTTTAGTAATTTTTCTTTTGAATATCCTTGGGTTTTAGTCCTTATATTTATTTTTATATTTTGTGATATGTATTGTAAAGCAAAAAACTCTTCTTATTATTTTGTACATCTCAAAATATTTAACCAACTAAGTTATAATACAAATGTCATTATTTATGTGTGCAAATATATAACTATCATCTTAACTCTAGTTGCCCTTGCCTCACCTGTTAAAATTTCAGATAACCAACTTATAAAAAAAGATGGTATAAACATCATTTTGGATTTAGATACAAGTGGTTCTATGAGAGAGCGTGGTTTTAATCCAAATGATATACAACAAAATAGATGGAATGTTGTAAATAATGTAGTTCAAGATTTTATTGAAAAAAGAGTAAATGATAATATTGGATTAGTAGTTTTTGGAAGTTCGGTATTAACAGCCTCTCCTTTAAGCTTTGATAAAAATTCACAAAAAGAGATTATAAAATATATAGATATTGGAATTGTTGGCGAACAAACAGCAATGTTTGACTCCCTTGCAACTTCAATAAATATATTAAAAAACAGTAAAGCAAAATCAAATATTATTATTCTCTTAACAGATGGGGAAGATAACGCAAGTAAAATACCTCCTCAAATCGTACTAAAGCTTGCAATGAAATATAAAATAAAAATATATACAATTGGTATTGGTGAATCAAATAGACAAATTTTAAGTGCAATTGCACAAGAAACTGCAGCAAAATCTTTTCTTGCTAACTCTAAAGATGATTTAGTGGAAGTTTATAATACAATAAACAAATTAGAGAAATCAGATATTGATAAAAATACTTTGATCTTAAAAGATTATCTATTTTTTTACCCACTTTTTATAGGAATAATTTTTTTAATTTTTTATATTTACCTAAAAAATAGAGATTGA
- the rpsB gene encoding 30S ribosomal protein S2 produces MVTMKDLLECGVHFGHQTRRWNPKMKKYIFGVRKNIYIIDLQKTLRYFRYTYTLIRDAAAEGQTMMFVGTKKQASQAVKDAAISCGMPYVNHRWLGGMLTNYGTIKKSIRKLEIIKKMREEGQLDLLTKKEALMLSRKEEKLELYLGGIKDMTKLPDMMFVLDAVKEKIAIAEARRLGITVVAPLDTNCDPDVVDWPIPGNDDAIRSIQLFCSEMAAAMNEGKAAYAEANGEVVEETVPASSEEVAEVVAEALAEGESEVVETEEV; encoded by the coding sequence ATGGTTACAATGAAAGACCTATTAGAATGTGGTGTACACTTCGGACACCAAACGAGAAGATGGAATCCAAAAATGAAAAAATATATTTTTGGTGTAAGAAAAAATATCTATATTATAGATTTACAAAAAACTTTAAGATACTTCAGATATACATATACTCTTATTAGAGATGCTGCTGCTGAAGGTCAAACAATGATGTTTGTTGGTACTAAAAAACAAGCTAGTCAAGCGGTTAAAGATGCTGCTATCTCTTGTGGTATGCCTTACGTTAACCATAGATGGTTAGGTGGGATGTTAACAAACTACGGAACAATTAAAAAATCAATTAGAAAATTAGAAATTATTAAAAAAATGAGAGAAGAAGGTCAACTAGATCTTTTAACTAAAAAAGAAGCTTTAATGCTTTCAAGAAAAGAAGAAAAATTAGAATTATATCTTGGTGGTATCAAAGATATGACTAAACTACCTGATATGATGTTTGTACTTGATGCAGTTAAAGAAAAAATTGCTATTGCAGAAGCTAGAAGATTAGGAATTACAGTTGTTGCTCCTTTAGATACAAATTGTGACCCAGATGTAGTTGATTGGCCAATTCCAGGAAATGATGATGCGATTAGATCAATTCAATTATTTTGTAGTGAAATGGCTGCTGCTATGAATGAAGGTAAAGCTGCATACGCTGAAGCAAATGGTGAAGTTGTTGAAGAAACTGTACCTGCATCAAGTGAAGAAGTTGCTGAAGTAGTTGCAGAAGCACTTGCTGAAGGTGAATCAGAAGTAGTAGAAACAGAGGAAGTATAA
- a CDS encoding FeoB-associated Cys-rich membrane protein: MNELKINDIKDLVSIPDISFYILILLIVLGTIIIGFVGYLIYRFFKNKKNPRKRYYEIIKNLDLNDTKNAAYQITLYARKLAKNEREIKISEELISLLEEYKYKKDVKKFENNIIQKYELFMETIDV; this comes from the coding sequence ATGAATGAATTAAAAATAAATGATATAAAAGATTTAGTAAGTATTCCTGATATCTCTTTTTATATTTTAATACTTCTTATTGTTTTAGGTACAATTATTATTGGATTTGTAGGATATTTAATTTATAGATTTTTTAAAAATAAAAAGAATCCAAGAAAAAGATATTATGAAATAATTAAAAATCTTGATTTAAATGATACTAAAAATGCAGCATATCAAATAACTTTGTATGCAAGAAAACTAGCAAAAAATGAAAGAGAAATAAAAATATCAGAAGAGTTAATATCCCTATTGGAAGAGTATAAATATAAAAAAGATGTGAAAAAGTTTGAAAATAATATTATCCAAAAGTATGAACTTTTTATGGAAACAATAGATGTTTAG
- a CDS encoding NifU family protein, which yields MMPFSDEDLFPVVKNIIDNKIAPMLAQDGGAMSLLDVKDGKVFVQLNGACVGCSASGSTLKYVVEKELKAAIHPELIIINVEIGMENRLEEL from the coding sequence ATGATGCCATTTAGTGATGAGGATTTATTCCCTGTTGTAAAAAATATAATTGATAATAAAATAGCACCTATGCTTGCACAAGATGGCGGTGCTATGTCTTTATTAGATGTTAAAGATGGAAAGGTATTTGTGCAGTTAAATGGTGCTTGTGTTGGTTGTAGTGCTAGTGGAAGTACATTAAAATATGTTGTTGAAAAAGAATTAAAAGCTGCAATTCATCCTGAATTGATTATAATTAATGTAGAAATAGGTATGGAAAATAGATTAGAGGAGTTGTAA
- the tsf gene encoding translation elongation factor Ts, whose amino-acid sequence MAGATPKLIKELREKSGAGMLDCKTALNECDGNLDEAMKYLRESGLAKAAKKAGNVAAEGLITILVNDDSTKATMVEINSQTDFVAKNDQFIALTNEVTAHVQAEGCSEKEELLKTTINGVNFEEYLNSKIATIGENIVTRKMTTISSDNGVVNGYVHLGKVGVILAATCADSAKDKTKDILKKVAMHAASMKPTVISYKDLDADFIESENKAIIADIEKLNEELVRLGKPLKNIPEFVSQVQLTDEAIAAAEAKMKEELIAEGKPEKIIGNIVKGKIARWIEDNTQLDKTYALLSQTYVMDDSMTVEQAIKACDESIEIVEYVRFELGEGIEKKEEDFAAEVAAQMA is encoded by the coding sequence ATGGCTGGCGCAACTCCTAAATTAATAAAAGAATTAAGAGAAAAATCTGGTGCAGGTATGCTTGATTGTAAAACTGCTTTAAATGAGTGTGATGGTAACTTAGATGAAGCAATGAAATACTTAAGAGAATCTGGTTTAGCAAAAGCTGCTAAAAAAGCTGGAAATGTTGCAGCTGAGGGATTAATTACTATTTTAGTAAATGATGATTCTACAAAAGCTACTATGGTTGAAATCAATTCTCAAACTGACTTCGTTGCTAAAAATGATCAATTCATTGCTTTAACAAACGAAGTTACTGCTCATGTACAAGCTGAGGGTTGTTCTGAGAAAGAAGAACTATTAAAAACTACTATCAATGGTGTAAACTTTGAAGAGTATTTAAATAGTAAAATTGCAACAATTGGTGAAAATATCGTAACTAGAAAAATGACAACAATATCTTCTGATAATGGCGTTGTTAATGGTTATGTTCACTTAGGTAAAGTTGGAGTTATTTTAGCTGCTACTTGTGCTGATAGTGCAAAAGATAAAACTAAAGATATATTAAAAAAAGTTGCTATGCATGCAGCTTCTATGAAACCAACAGTTATCTCTTATAAAGATTTAGATGCTGATTTTATTGAATCTGAAAACAAAGCAATTATTGCTGATATTGAAAAATTAAATGAAGAATTAGTAAGACTTGGAAAACCATTAAAAAATATTCCTGAATTTGTTTCTCAAGTTCAATTAACTGATGAAGCTATTGCAGCTGCTGAAGCTAAAATGAAAGAAGAATTAATTGCAGAGGGTAAACCTGAAAAAATTATTGGAAACATCGTTAAAGGTAAAATTGCTAGATGGATTGAAGATAATACTCAATTAGATAAAACTTATGCTTTATTATCTCAAACTTATGTTATGGATGATTCAATGACAGTTGAGCAAGCTATCAAAGCTTGTGATGAGTCAATCGAAATCGTTGAATATGTAAGATTTGAACTTGGTGAAGGTATCGAGAAAAAAGAAGAAGATTTCGCAGCTGAAGTTGCTGCTCAAATGGCTTAA